The following coding sequences lie in one Arabidopsis thaliana chromosome 3, partial sequence genomic window:
- a CDS encoding Beta-galactosidase related protein (Beta-galactosidase related protein; FUNCTIONS IN: hydrolase activity, hydrolyzing O-glycosyl compounds; INVOLVED IN: carbohydrate metabolic process; CONTAINS InterPro DOMAIN/s: Glycoside hydrolase, family 35 (InterPro:IPR001944); BEST Arabidopsis thaliana protein match is: unknown protein (TAIR:AT4G08874.1); Has 42 Blast hits to 40 proteins in 2 species: Archae - 0; Bacteria - 0; Metazoa - 0; Fungi - 0; Plants - 42; Viruses - 0; Other Eukaryotes - 0 (source: NCBI BLink).): protein MPLKPLRHIIHEVNRLKKNDIIIPFLRSGDYRSFFNLSLTFTPNRIQLPHQEYYLRLSRMHDVASFCAELIFGLKGLWRNSCFTLEGISALPSSLSRIASSLSVFSKWFTPETIETKEHFSKSRILLIVTIVKLPEFFAKVSLTHHDFACDMLRSSCLRVLMDLSPMFNALSTFLATLDVILCLICFMYPTIQLMICTLYPSLV from the coding sequence ATGCCCTTAAAACCGCTTAGGCACATTATCCATGAAGTTAATAGATTGAAGAAGAACGACATTATCATCCCATTTCTAAGGAGCGGTGATTACCGAAGCTTCTTCAATCTGTCCTTAACCTTTACTCCGAATCGAATCCAGCTCCCACATCAAGAATACTATCTAAGATTGTCGAGGATGCACGACGTTGCCTCCTTTTGCGCAGAACTCATATTTGGCCTTAAGGGTCTTTGGCGCAATAGCTGCTTCACCTTGGAGGGAATTTCAGCTCTGCCATCCTCCTTATCGAGAATTGCTTCAAGTCTTTCCGTTTTCTCCAAGTGGTTCACGCCGGAAACCATTGAAACTAAAGAACATTTTTCAAAGTCACGAATTCTTTTGATAGTGACTATTGTTAAGCTCCCCGAATTTTTTGCCAAAGTGTCTTTGACACACCATGATTTCGCTTGTGATATGTTGCGCAGCTCCTGTCTCCGAGTTCTTATGGATTTATCTCCTATGTTTAATGCTCTCTCAACCTTCCTAGCTACCCTTGATGTAATCTTATGCTTAATCTGCTTTATGTACCCAACCATTCAGTTGATGATCTGTACTCTATATCCTTCTTTGGTTTAA